CTGTACGAAATGCGGCGAACCGGTATTAAGAACATGGTCTGCACCATCTTTATTTATTGCAGAAACATCAATCATTTTCAGTTTCACGATGCCGTTGCTGATTTCTGCTTCATGAATTCCGTCGACTGCTTCAAAACTTGCCCGGTCTTCGAAAATATCCAGAAAATGGGCAAACGCTACAATGCATCGGCCACCATTTCCGCACATGGTACTTTCATTTCCGTCGGAATTATAATATACCATTCTGAAGTCGGTGTTGGCATCATTTTCAAGTAAGATAAGGCCGTCGCCACCGATTCCGAATCTTCGGTCACAAAGCCTCTCAATCAACTCTTTTTCTTTAGGAAACTGCATATCGCGGTTATCGATCATTACGAAATCGTTGCCGGTTCCCTGGTATTTGTAAAATTCAATTGTATTCTGCATAAGAAACCAAAATGGTTATAAAATATGGCAGCAAAGATACTTAAAAGGGATAACCTGAATTGATGTGGATGCGTTAAAGTTTTTACAAAATAACCGAACGATTACGGCATCAGTTTCCGTGGCTTTTTCCATTCCAAATACCCAATCACCGCCATTACGGTGAATACCAGATATTGGACGGAGGTAATTCCCAATCCTTTGTAAAGCATCATGGGGATGCAGATGATATCGCCGATGATCCAGAAAATCCAGTTCTCGATCTTTCTTTTTGCCATGAGCCACATGCCCACAAGAAAAATAGCGGTGGTAAAAATATCCAGCCAGTTGGCCCAGTCGAGATGATAAAGCCCGAAATCGGCATTTTCCGCAGAAAACTGATTATCAATAAACGGCTTATAATAGTAAACAACCGTCACCAAAATTAAGCTGATTAGGAAAAGTCCGGCAGAAACTGCCCACTCTTTTCTTGTGGCGGCCGACACTTCTACATGAACATGGTCCTCGGAACTTTTTGCCCAAAGTACCCAGCCATAAACGCTCATCACGGTATAGTAGAAGTTGATCATCATATCGCCCAGCAACCCGAATTTAAAAAGGATATAAACGTAAAGTGCCGTAGAAATAATGCCGGTTGGGTAGACCCAGATATTCTTTTTAATCGAAAAATAGACACTCAGAAGACCGAAAAGCGTGGCGGTTGCTTCCAGAATAATCTGATATGTTTCGTAGGATTCGTAAGGTTTTATGAAGAGTTCATGCAGATTCATGAACCAAAGATAATTTTTTTAATTGACGGAAGTAAGCATTTTGCACGCGACAGTGTGTTTCACTATAAAACCCCGTAATTTCCGGGGTTTTTGTCATTTTTACTTTTCTATATTATTGCCCGATTATAATATTCGGAACCATCGTAATTTTTGAATTTACTGAATTAGAGATCAGGCAGTTGGCTTCGGATTTCTGCAGTACACGCTCTGCTTTTGCGCGGTCTTCTTCGTGAGTAATGACCACGGTAGGTTCCAGAATCACTTCTGTCATCAGGAATTTACCGTCGGTACGATCGAGTTTACCGCTGGATTTAATGGTGAAATCACTGAACTCCAGTTTAGAGTTTTCAGCGATCGCCACAAAAGTCGTCATCAGACAGCTTGCCACTGCTGCGGTAAAGAGATGTTCCGGTGACCAGATTCCTTCCACGCCGGAAGGGAATTGGGGTGGTGTAGCGATTTCAACTGCGGTTGTAAGCTCTGGAGAAGTCATTTCGCCAGTCCGGCCGCTTTTCCAGTTAATGTCTACGTTATAAAAATGTGCTTCCATAGGGTTAAATTTTATTGTTTAAACTCATCCATCCGCCACCGTTGTAAACCTTAGTATAGCCGGCTTTTTTCAGAATGCTCTGTGCAGAAGAACTTCTCATTCCCGAGGCGCAGCAGGTAATAACTGGTTTGTTTTTGTCCTTGATTCTGGAAAGGCTTGCAGAAAGCTGATCTACGGGAATATTGATGGAGTTTTTCACATGTCCGCCGGCATATTCGCCTTTGCTTCTTACGTCTACGATCACAGCGCCTTCTTTCACGAGCGCAGCAAAATCTGTACTTTCCATTCCGAATAAACTTTTAATTGAATCAAACATATTTCTGTATTTTTTATTGTTATTAACAGGGCAAAGGTAGCATGCCCAAGAATCTGAGTCGGTAACACAGGTTACATAAGCATGCGCTATAAAATTTGAATCAGGAGTTTTAAACACGGTTGAGACAGGTCGAATTATCTTTTTCCTTTCAAAATCAGTGATTAACGATAAAATAGGCAGTAAAACTTAAATTAAAACACCAGAAAATATTGATATCTCAAAATATTTTATATTTTTGGAAATCTTAAAAAAACAATAAAACGTATGGCAAATATTTGGATCAAGAAACCCATGGAAGCGTATGAAGCTGACATTAAAAAGAGCGAGCTGAAACGCGTACTGGGTAAATGGAGTTTGACAGCAATTGGTATCGGTGCTATTATCGGCGGCGGTATTTTTGTTTTAACAGGAACTGGCGCATACTATCATGCCGGTCCGGCGTTGGCGCTGTCCTTTGTAATTGCGGGTATTGCCTGTGTTTTTGCCGCATTGTGTTACGCTGAATTTGCTTCGATTTTACCGGTAGAAGGATCGGCTTATGCCTATGCTTACGGAACCGTGGGCGAAGTTTTTGCGTGGATCATCGGTTGGGGACTCATCCTGGAATATGCCATGGGATCGATGACGGTCGCTGTGTCCTGGTCAGGTTATTTTACCAAGTTCCTCCATATGTTCGGAATCCATTTGCCGAACTGGCTTACGACCGATCCGCAAACTTTTGCAGCAGCAGGAGGAACAGGATTTTCTATGAATCTTCCGGCTTTGCTGATTGTACTTTTTGTAATTTCTATTTTGGTAAGAGGAACCAAAGGTGCTGCGAAAGCCAATAACTTTATCGTAGTTCTGAAAGTTTCAGCAATTATCTTCGTAATTATTGCGGGTCTTTTCTTTATTAATGTAGAGAACTGGACTCCTTTCATTCCTGCACCGACTGTAATTACTGAAAATGGAGTGTCGCACGAAGCTTACGGTTATGCCGGTGTAGTTGCCGGAGCATCTGCGATCTTCTTCGCGTATGTAGGATTTGATGCAGTTTCAACACAGGCGGGCGAAGCGATCAATCCGAAAAAGGATGTGCCGTTTGCCATTATTACTTCTTTGGTCATCTGTACTGTGCTGTATATATTAGTATCTCTGGTGCTTACCGGGATGATGCATTATACCGATTTCAATCCGCTGGGCAAATATCCGGACGCGATTAAGGCGCCTGTAGCATATGCCTTCGATATCGCTGGCCAGGCTTGGGCAGGTTATATTATCACTATTGCAGCAACCGTAGGATTAATTTCTGTATTGATGGTAATGATCATGGGGCAGTCCCGTATTTTCCTTGGGATGTCTAAAGATGGTTTGATTCCGAAGACTTTCTCTAAAGTTAACGCCGCGACCGGTGTACCAAGAAAAAACCTGATGATTTTAGGTGGCGTAATCTCTGTAGTTGCTGCGTTTACACCGATTAATGATCTGGCCCACATGACCAGTTTCGGAACTTTGTTTGCCTTTACCATGGTGTGCGTTGCAGTGTGGATCCTCCGTGTGAAGCAGCCTGAATTACCGCGCAGTTTCCGCGTGCCGTTCTTACCTGTCATTGCAACTTTGGGAATCCTGATCAACATTTACCTGATCATCAACCTGAGTATCGAAGCGCAGACTTACTCATTCATCTGGCTCATCATTGGGGTTGTAATTTACTTCCTTTACAGTAAGAAACACTCGAACCTGCAGAACGGAGGTTTCGGTGAGACTTTTAAAGCAGAACAGGAGCCCCTTGAAAAAGTAGATATCGACATCGATAATAAAGATTAAATAATTTTCCAAAAGTCCGCATCACTGCGGACTTTTTTTTCAATATGCATATGAAAAAATCAGCCCTAATCATTCTGTGTCTGTTCAGCCAGTTCATCTTTTCACAAACGCTGGAAACAGAAGTTCTTCTAAAGGATAAAATCTCAATCCGAGCGTTGCAGCTATATGATGGCAAAGTGTGGTATACCGGCACGGATTCTAAATTCGGGTATGTAAGTCTTAAGGATAGCGCGGATAAAAAGCAGATTAAGCTTTCGTCCGAGAATCTTCAGTTCAGAACGTTGGCGCAAACTAAGTCCAGTTTTTATGCGATTAATATTGCTTCGCCAGCCAAATGGTTCACCATTCAAAAAAGTGATTTAAAGGTTAATTTAAACATGATCGACACCACCAAAACCGTCTTTTATGATGCTTTTGTTTTCGACCAAGCTAAAAACCGTGGCATTGCAATCAGCGATCCTAACGAAGACGGAAGCAGTAAAAATTTAATTTTCACGTATGCATCACGCAAAAATCCAAAGACCGATTTTCCTCAATATTTCCCGGGTGAAGCGCATTTCGCAGCCAGCAATACCAATATTGCGATGCAAGGAAATTGGGTGTGGATTGCCACAGGTGGAATGAAAGCCAGAATTTTCAAATTCAATTGGAGTCATCCTTTCACTTGGAAAGCCATAGAAACTCCTTTCATCCAGGGCACCTCCTCACAGGGCATTTATTCCATTGATTTCTACGATAAGAACTTCGGAATTGCCGTGGGTGGCGATTACACCAAACAAGCTGAAAACATCAACAATATCGCGACCACCAATGACGGTGGCGAAACCTGGCAGATTCAGGCTTCAGGAAAGAATGCGGGTTATAAAACCTGCGTAAAAATCCGTCCCAAATCAAAAGGGAAAGACATCATCGCCGTGGGCGACCAGAACATAGAATTCTCCAGCGATTACGGAAAAACCTGGACGAAAATTTCAGAGGAGAAAGGCCTCTATGTCTGCGAATGGGTCGACAGTAACACCCTTGTTTTTGCCGGAAAAGACCGCATTGTGAAAATGACGCTGCGCTGACCAGACTTTTTCAGTCAATAAAAACTTAATCTTCAAATGTGCTGAGGTGTGTACTCATCAGCATGCCTGTCCACAGATACGCTGCCGAAAACGCTTCCTTCATCACTGAAGACTGATTGGGTGCCCCAAACTTCAGACAGCCGATGATGAGCAGCCATCCTTCCGCTGCATCCACCGGGAAGATCCAGTCCTGAGCAGGGACCGCCGAAGTTCCGCTGATCTCCAGTTCAAGTTTTGCAACCTCCTTTATAGGCACAGCCTCTTTATTAAGATCGGCAGTAATCGCAACGAGCGTCAGCACCGCTGAACTGCTGTTTTTGACCGGAATGATCTGGTTTTTCCATTTCAGTTCAGGGAGGTGGACTTTCATTTCACCGTTGGATTCCATTTCAAAAGTCAGAAAGAAGTTCGTGCAGCTTTCCCATTCCATTTCCGGGTTAAATGAGAAACCTGCCAGAGCCTGCGGATTTCCGAAACCGGTACCCGTTCCTGCGCTACCACCCGTATCGCCAGTAACTGTTTTCCTGATCCTTGCGCGTTGCTTTGCTGCAAAATATTGCGGAGCAGGAACTCCAAGCATGCGGAGGACCTGAAGGCGGAACGTCTTTTCCCTGCTGCTTACCAGCCCGAAAACGCCGGCTGCAGCTTTGGTCTGGGTCGTCTGTTTTACACGGTCGGGTTTTGCCCTTACGAATGCGCGTTCGCCATCATTAACAAACACAATATTACCGATGGTACCACTCAGGTTGCCGTTTTTTTTAACTCTTGCCATTATTTTTTTTCTTATCTTTAGTTTTCGGTAACGCAAAAAGGGCAGTTTATTTCAAACCCTTCGGGTCACCTTCCATAAAGATACAATATAAATTAATTAAAACTCCAATATAGATCCAATAGCTTATTAGACTTATATTGGAGTTTTATTGGACTTATATTGGACTTGGGTACTACGGTGGATATACAGTGGACGAACAGTGACCCGTACTAAGATAACGATACAGTTTAATAAGGTAAAGCAGTCGGGTAACTTCGAGGCTATAGGTGCGAATGGTAGTTGGGATGGAACGTGATCCATATAATATTTTTTCCGCGGTGGTATCTGGAACGCCACTGAAAACAGCATGAGCAATAATCACCTAAATATTTTGTATAACTTATTGTTTAATTTATACCTAATGCGCGACGGTAGGTTATTGACAAATGTCTGTCAATCAATAAAAACCATGATTTGCAGGAATGTATTATATTCATATATTTGGAGTTAGCCGCAATAATATAATTGAAAGAAAAAATTTTAATATGGATAAAAGTTTAGAAGTAACATCCCTAATTCAGCCATTAAAAGACTTATACAATTCCGTTAGCGATGAATGGAAAAATTTTTTTGATATAGGTCTTGATGACTACCTTTACTCTCAAACCCACAAATATTTTTTCACAAATACATTCATACATAGAAGTGAAAAGGTCAAGTTCTATGATATTTATTATCCCATCAAAGCAAAACATAATAAATTGACTACTGATTTTTCTGATATCGAAGAGCTATTTTCTTCATATTCAAAAATAATTATTAATGGTTCTGCAGGAAGTGGGAAAACTACTCTGATCAAACATCTTTTTTTAAAGAGTCTATTTGAGAAAACCAGAATACCAATTCTAATTGAACTACGTCACCTAAATGATTACGATGGGAACATAGAAAAGCTTATAACAGACAAAATATTAAATAACAATGTAAAGCCAAATTCTAAAATTTTAAAACGCTCATTACAAACAGGAAAGTTCTTGTTTTTATTTGACGGATATGATGAAATATTTTCCCATAAAAAAGATGATATTAATCGCCAATTAGAATATTTTATTGATCAGTATAGTAATAATAATTTTGTTATTTCAACTAGACCAGGAAGTGGTATTGAGATATTTAATAGATTTTTTGATTTTAAAGTCGAAAAATTGACAAATGAGGACGTAATAAATTTTATAGATAAGATAGTAGAAAATGATGAGCGGAAACAAAGAATTTCAGACATTGTTAATGATCCTACAAATGACAGTTACTTTGAATTCCTTCGTAACCCTCTACTTTTGTCAATGTTCATATTAGCATTCGAAAATCATCCCGAAATACCTCAAAAGAAAAGTGCATTTTATAGAAACGTGTTTGATACGCTTTATTCAAAACACGATGGAATTACAAAAAATAGTTTTCCAAGAGAAAAACAGTCAAACCTTCAAAGAGATGATTTTGAAGATATCCTTAGCGTATTTTCATACATAAGTTCAATTGACGGAGATTATAAATTTACTGAAGAATTCTTGACGGACACTTTAAATAAAGTAAAGGAATCTACAAATTATAAATTTGAAACTCAAAAGTTTATTTACGATTTAAGAACTACGATATCTATCTTAGTTTTGGACGGGTTTGAATATTTCTTTCCACATAGGTCAATGCAAGAATATTTTACTGCATTTTTTATAAGCAGATTGCCGACAACGAAAAAAGCTTTAGCATATAAAAATATATTTTCTGCGTTAGAAAGTTCATCAAATGATAATAGTTTTACATTTTGGAACCTATGCAAGGAACTTGATAACATCGCTTTTAATGAAATATTTCTTTTACCAAGACTTAAAAAAATATACACTAAATTAAATGTAAAAGATGAAAAGATTAAACTTAACAATTTTATAGAAATTTTTCAACCAGCAGTTCATCTAAGCGGAAATGAGAAAGAAGTTATGATTTTAAGGGCTAGAAACCTTCAAACATCTTTATTGACATTTTGTCATTCTTATAACTACGAATTATTACTCTCACATCCGAAAAACAACAATTGCACTCACAAAATAATTGAACTACTTAAAGATGAATTAACCAATTCAAATTTGATAAGAATTTCTAACAGAAGAATAAAATTGAAAGAATTGCTTATTGAAAATAATTTCATAGACACCATTGATAAGATTGCAGATGGCCTACGAAAAACAATAATAAATCTTCAGTCTGAAGTAAAAAAAACAGATAAGGGACTTGATAAAATTTTAAAACGGTAAAAATTACTGCGGCTAAAGTTTTGGCAAAAGACGGGGTGAATATTGTCTTTGAGAACTCTGTTAGCAATATCCGCAATAATGCTTTTCATATTTCTTTTTTGCTTAATTTAGAAATCTGAAAAAGCATTTTGCTCAGGTCGGTTTTACTTTGAAATTGTCTGCAAGGTAGCCCGTCCTTCGCCAATACTTTTTCGTTATTTGCAAGTTTATACAAAGCACCGTTATTACAATATTTTTAAATAATTTATGAAAAACTTAATCAATCTATTGCTTTTTTTTCTAATTTCTACAAATCTATTTTCTCAAGGAATTGGAAATTCAAAAACAACTCAAAGTTTACAATTTCCTACTAGTGAAACTGTTCCTGAAGATAAGGCTAGAGTTTATGTGATGAGAACAACAGGAACTTTATGGAATTATAGTGTTACAGTCTATTTAGATGAAAAAGTGATAGGTAAAGTTGGTCCAAAATCTTATTTAATGTTTGATATCGACACAGAAAATGAAGTTAGAATTGGAACTGCATTTATAGGAAATAATGTGAGAGACAAAAATGAAGAAAATCAAGAATTTTTAACTATTAAACCAAAACCAGGAAAAATATATTATGTTGGTGTAAAAGCAAAATATGGGACATTTAGAGGTCAAACAGAAATTACACCACTTGAAAATAATGAGGCAATAAAACTAATTCCAAAACTAGATAAACCCAAAGCAAATTACATTGAATAAATATGCAATATACTTTTGAGCAATTGAAAAATCAAGTAATTTCATTAGATTTTACAAAATTTGATGAAATTTATAATTTGAACTTAAACGAATTAAAACAACACGTAAATTTTCAAATTGAAAAAACCAAAGAGGAAATAGACAAAGAGTTTGAAACTTTTAATCTTCCTGAAATAAAAAATATAGATCAACTTTTTAAGAATGATAAATATTTGGTAAAAAGCATAAAACTTCCAACTTTATTTCCAACTTTATATTTATTGAATAGAATAAAAGTTGATTTAGATAAAATAATTGAATAAAAAACCTGCAGATAACATTGGTAACCGTTGCACAACCTAATTTTCCCGTGTTAGGTTTACGGATCTTATAAATACCAATCTCTTTTAAGCGATTTAAAGGAGGTTTTTTTTGCAGATGATGCCTTCATTCAACTTGACATTTATCACGCACCCACCGCAAATAAATTTCTTATTTTTGCAGGATGAATACTTCACTCATCGACAAATATAATATTCCCGGGCCGCGATACACTTCCTATCCAACCGTTCCGTTCTGGGACGAAACATCCTTTACACCGGAGTTGTGGCAGCAGTCGGTCATCAGATCTTTTAATGAAAGTAACGATGCCGAGGGAATTTCGATCTATATTCACCTTCCATTCTGCGAGCAGCTGTGTACGTTCTGCGCCTGCCACAAACGGATTACCAAGCAACATTCTGTAGAAACACCTTATCTGGAAAGCGTGCTGAAAGAATGGGATCTTTATTTAAAGCTTTTCGGCAAAAAACCAAAAATCAAGGAACTTCACCTTGGTGGCGGAACACCGACTTTCTTCTCGCCTGCAAATCTGAGAACTTTGCTCGAAGGTATTTTTGCCAAAGCAGAAATCGCAGAAAATCCTGAGTTTTCCTTTGAAGGTCATCCCAACAATACCACCCGCGAGCATTTACAGACTTTATATGATTTAGGGTTCCGAAGATGCAGTTTCGGGGTGCAGGATTACGATCCTCAGGTTCAGAAAGCGATTAACAGAATTCAGCCTTTCGAAAATGTAGAAAGAGTGACCAACTGGGCCAGAGAGATTGGCTACAAAGGCGTTTCTCATGATCTGGTTTTCGGTCTTCCGTTCCACACCTGGGAAAAAATGGAGTTCACGATCCGCAAAACTTTGGAACTTAAACCTGACCGTTTGGCCTTTTATTCCTATGCGCATGTGCCGTGGATTAAAGGAGTCGGACAGCGAGGTTTTGATGAAAACGACCTGCCAAGCGGTGAGGAGAAACGTAAACTTTACGAAAACGGCAAGAAGCTTTTAGAAGAATTAGGATACAAAGAAGTCGGAATGGACCATTTTGCGCTGGAGCATGACGATCTTTACCAGTCTATGGTTTCAGGGGATATTCACCGGAACTTCATGGGATATTCGTCAAGCAAAACGCAGCTGATGGTTGGTTTGGGAATGAGCGCGATTTCGGATTCGTGGTATGCTTTTGCCCAGAATAATAAAACAGTGGAAGAGTATCAGAAACTGGTTGAAGAAGGAATTATTCCGGTGGTAAAGGGACATCTTCTGAGTGAGGAGGATCTGAACATCCGCAAGCATATCCTGAACCTGATGTGCCGTTTAGAAACTTCGTGGGATCTGCAGACTTCATTCCCCGAATTACCCAATGCGCTGGAAGCACTAAAGGAAATGGAGGCCGATGGACTGGTTGAACTTTCAGACCACACCATTAAAATTACAGAAAAAGGACGTGCCTTCACCAGAAACGTTGCGATGACTTTCGATCTGCGAATGATGCGCAATAAGCCAGAGACAAGGATTTTCTCGATGACGATATAACTGATATGAATGAATTCATCTCCTGGAAATCGGCCGTTGCTCCACAACTGGTTTTAGGGAGTTCCGTAGGAACGGACGATATCTTAAGGT
The window above is part of the Kaistella faecalis genome. Proteins encoded here:
- the dapF gene encoding diaminopimelate epimerase gives rise to the protein MQNTIEFYKYQGTGNDFVMIDNRDMQFPKEKELIERLCDRRFGIGGDGLILLENDANTDFRMVYYNSDGNESTMCGNGGRCIVAFAHFLDIFEDRASFEAVDGIHEAEISNGIVKLKMIDVSAINKDGADHVLNTGSPHFVQYVEDVKNFKVYAEGNRIRNSATYKTEGINVNFVEETGENEIFVRTYERGVEDETFSCGTGVTASALVYLKDKSNSSVNVKVLGGNLKVYAEQHGGAFTNIWLEGPAKQVFKGKINL
- the pnuC gene encoding nicotinamide riboside transporter PnuC, with protein sequence MNLHELFIKPYESYETYQIILEATATLFGLLSVYFSIKKNIWVYPTGIISTALYVYILFKFGLLGDMMINFYYTVMSVYGWVLWAKSSEDHVHVEVSAATRKEWAVSAGLFLISLILVTVVYYYKPFIDNQFSAENADFGLYHLDWANWLDIFTTAIFLVGMWLMAKRKIENWIFWIIGDIICIPMMLYKGLGITSVQYLVFTVMAVIGYLEWKKPRKLMP
- a CDS encoding OsmC family protein, whose translation is MEAHFYNVDINWKSGRTGEMTSPELTTAVEIATPPQFPSGVEGIWSPEHLFTAAVASCLMTTFVAIAENSKLEFSDFTIKSSGKLDRTDGKFLMTEVILEPTVVITHEEDRAKAERVLQKSEANCLISNSVNSKITMVPNIIIGQ
- a CDS encoding rhodanese-like domain-containing protein produces the protein MFDSIKSLFGMESTDFAALVKEGAVIVDVRSKGEYAGGHVKNSINIPVDQLSASLSRIKDKNKPVITCCASGMRSSSAQSILKKAGYTKVYNGGGWMSLNNKI
- a CDS encoding APC family permease — its product is MANIWIKKPMEAYEADIKKSELKRVLGKWSLTAIGIGAIIGGGIFVLTGTGAYYHAGPALALSFVIAGIACVFAALCYAEFASILPVEGSAYAYAYGTVGEVFAWIIGWGLILEYAMGSMTVAVSWSGYFTKFLHMFGIHLPNWLTTDPQTFAAAGGTGFSMNLPALLIVLFVISILVRGTKGAAKANNFIVVLKVSAIIFVIIAGLFFINVENWTPFIPAPTVITENGVSHEAYGYAGVVAGASAIFFAYVGFDAVSTQAGEAINPKKDVPFAIITSLVICTVLYILVSLVLTGMMHYTDFNPLGKYPDAIKAPVAYAFDIAGQAWAGYIITIAATVGLISVLMVMIMGQSRIFLGMSKDGLIPKTFSKVNAATGVPRKNLMILGGVISVVAAFTPINDLAHMTSFGTLFAFTMVCVAVWILRVKQPELPRSFRVPFLPVIATLGILINIYLIINLSIEAQTYSFIWLIIGVVIYFLYSKKHSNLQNGGFGETFKAEQEPLEKVDIDIDNKD
- a CDS encoding WD40/YVTN/BNR-like repeat-containing protein; translation: MKKSALIILCLFSQFIFSQTLETEVLLKDKISIRALQLYDGKVWYTGTDSKFGYVSLKDSADKKQIKLSSENLQFRTLAQTKSSFYAINIASPAKWFTIQKSDLKVNLNMIDTTKTVFYDAFVFDQAKNRGIAISDPNEDGSSKNLIFTYASRKNPKTDFPQYFPGEAHFAASNTNIAMQGNWVWIATGGMKARIFKFNWSHPFTWKAIETPFIQGTSSQGIYSIDFYDKNFGIAVGGDYTKQAENINNIATTNDGGETWQIQASGKNAGYKTCVKIRPKSKGKDIIAVGDQNIEFSSDYGKTWTKISEEKGLYVCEWVDSNTLVFAGKDRIVKMTLR
- a CDS encoding NACHT domain-containing protein → MDKSLEVTSLIQPLKDLYNSVSDEWKNFFDIGLDDYLYSQTHKYFFTNTFIHRSEKVKFYDIYYPIKAKHNKLTTDFSDIEELFSSYSKIIINGSAGSGKTTLIKHLFLKSLFEKTRIPILIELRHLNDYDGNIEKLITDKILNNNVKPNSKILKRSLQTGKFLFLFDGYDEIFSHKKDDINRQLEYFIDQYSNNNFVISTRPGSGIEIFNRFFDFKVEKLTNEDVINFIDKIVENDERKQRISDIVNDPTNDSYFEFLRNPLLLSMFILAFENHPEIPQKKSAFYRNVFDTLYSKHDGITKNSFPREKQSNLQRDDFEDILSVFSYISSIDGDYKFTEEFLTDTLNKVKESTNYKFETQKFIYDLRTTISILVLDGFEYFFPHRSMQEYFTAFFISRLPTTKKALAYKNIFSALESSSNDNSFTFWNLCKELDNIAFNEIFLLPRLKKIYTKLNVKDEKIKLNNFIEIFQPAVHLSGNEKEVMILRARNLQTSLLTFCHSYNYELLLSHPKNNNCTHKIIELLKDELTNSNLIRISNRRIKLKELLIENNFIDTIDKIADGLRKTIINLQSEVKKTDKGLDKILKR
- the hemN gene encoding oxygen-independent coproporphyrinogen III oxidase, which gives rise to MNTSLIDKYNIPGPRYTSYPTVPFWDETSFTPELWQQSVIRSFNESNDAEGISIYIHLPFCEQLCTFCACHKRITKQHSVETPYLESVLKEWDLYLKLFGKKPKIKELHLGGGTPTFFSPANLRTLLEGIFAKAEIAENPEFSFEGHPNNTTREHLQTLYDLGFRRCSFGVQDYDPQVQKAINRIQPFENVERVTNWAREIGYKGVSHDLVFGLPFHTWEKMEFTIRKTLELKPDRLAFYSYAHVPWIKGVGQRGFDENDLPSGEEKRKLYENGKKLLEELGYKEVGMDHFALEHDDLYQSMVSGDIHRNFMGYSSSKTQLMVGLGMSAISDSWYAFAQNNKTVEEYQKLVEEGIIPVVKGHLLSEEDLNIRKHILNLMCRLETSWDLQTSFPELPNALEALKEMEADGLVELSDHTIKITEKGRAFTRNVAMTFDLRMMRNKPETRIFSMTI